From the genome of Candidatus Caldatribacterium sp., one region includes:
- a CDS encoding OsmC family protein has translation MGVLTFRASGEWVEGLRIDTKVRNFSLSFDEPPSLGGKDSAPNPVEGLLAALIGCLGIVTAVVAREKNLPVEKIAIEAEGDLDPRGFMGQYDLVRPGFLAIRFVMKVSGKLSPEELKALLDEVKKRCPVSDVLSNGTQVEGRIESF, from the coding sequence ATGGGCGTTTTGACTTTTCGTGCTTCCGGTGAATGGGTTGAAGGTCTGCGCATTGACACCAAGGTCCGGAACTTCTCCCTGAGCTTTGACGAACCTCCGTCTCTTGGGGGAAAGGACTCGGCTCCTAATCCTGTTGAGGGACTCCTTGCGGCCCTCATCGGGTGCCTGGGAATTGTGACGGCTGTCGTGGCCCGGGAGAAAAACCTTCCGGTGGAAAAGATTGCCATTGAGGCAGAAGGCGATCTCGATCCCCGGGGCTTTATGGGGCAGTACGACCTTGTCCGTCCCGGATTCCTGGCAATTCGCTTCGTGATGAAGGTGAGCGGTAAGCTCTCGCCTGAAGAGCTCAAGGCGCTCCTTGATGAGGTCAAGAAGCGGTGTCCGGTGTCTGACGTTCTGAGCAATGGCACCCAGGTTGAGGGAAGAATCGAGAGTTTCTGA
- the phoU gene encoding phosphate signaling complex protein PhoU has translation MEILREHFVRQLTELQEDLVSMTHAAEKMLQMAVESLKEQNVEKAREVIALDDVVDDYNFKIEEKCLRMIALQQPVAKDLRIIAAILKIITDVERIGDYSIDIAKFSIRLAENPVFPPFVEVPKMAEIVIHMLEEAITAFLRRDLGIVQKVVDADAQVDALYRTIHENVVRSIEADPRVARQAIWVLMIARYLERIGDHITNITERIYYMETGEMLELHQ, from the coding sequence ATGGAGATTCTGCGAGAACATTTCGTCCGACAGCTCACCGAGCTCCAGGAGGACCTGGTCAGCATGACTCATGCGGCCGAGAAAATGCTCCAGATGGCGGTGGAGTCTTTGAAGGAGCAGAATGTGGAGAAAGCTCGGGAAGTCATCGCCCTGGATGACGTTGTGGACGACTACAACTTCAAAATCGAGGAGAAGTGCCTCCGGATGATTGCCCTCCAGCAACCGGTGGCAAAGGACCTCCGTATCATCGCGGCGATTCTCAAGATTATCACCGACGTGGAACGGATTGGGGACTATTCCATCGACATCGCCAAGTTCAGCATTCGTCTTGCTGAGAATCCAGTGTTCCCACCCTTTGTGGAAGTTCCGAAAATGGCGGAAATCGTCATCCACATGCTTGAGGAAGCCATTACCGCTTTCCTGCGAAGAGACTTGGGCATCGTCCAGAAAGTCGTCGATGCCGATGCCCAGGTGGACGCACTCTACCGAACCATTCACGAGAACGTGGTACGGAGCATCGAGGCCGACCCCCGGGTTGCCCGCCAGGCCATTTGGGTACTCATGATTGCCCGGTACCTCGAGCGCATTGGCGACCACATCACGAACATCACCGAGCGTATCTACTACATGGAAACCGGGGAAATGCTTGAGCTCCACCAGTAG
- a CDS encoding metallophosphoesterase: MKVGVLSDSHDHLPLLRKALEVLQKEGAELILHAGDYVAPFSVAVLAELSIPWWGVLGNNDGEILGIFQKSEGRIKAPFLELEERGYRIFVSHFYQLAKLAFASGHYDLVVYGHTHEAIIKEEGKTILVNPGEVCGLLSGRPTVALCDLEKKVAKLLDI, encoded by the coding sequence ATGAAGGTTGGGGTACTCTCAGACAGCCACGATCACCTTCCCCTCCTGAGAAAGGCTTTGGAGGTTCTGCAGAAGGAGGGGGCAGAACTCATTCTCCATGCCGGGGACTACGTGGCCCCCTTCTCGGTTGCCGTTCTTGCGGAGCTCTCTATTCCCTGGTGGGGGGTTCTCGGCAACAACGATGGGGAGATTCTCGGCATCTTCCAGAAGTCAGAAGGAAGGATCAAAGCTCCCTTTCTTGAACTCGAAGAGAGAGGATACCGAATTTTCGTCTCCCACTTCTACCAGCTGGCAAAGCTTGCTTTTGCCAGCGGCCACTATGACCTTGTGGTGTACGGGCACACCCATGAGGCAATCATCAAAGAAGAGGGGAAGACGATCCTTGTGAACCCGGGGGAGGTCTGCGGCCTTTTGAGCGGGCGGCCCACCGTTGCCCTTTGCGACCTCGAGAAAAAGGTGGCGAAACTCCTCGACATTTGA
- a CDS encoding nitroreductase family protein, with translation MDALEALRTHRSIRRFKAQPVEREKIETIIDCARLAPSANNLQPWEFVVVTDAKKREEIARLTDYGKFIREAPVLVAVFCKDTKYYLEDGCAATENILLAAWALGLGSCWVAGDKKAYAEDVRRLLGVPEGYRLVSLVAIGYPADVPRGHAFKRELREVLHWEKF, from the coding sequence ATGGATGCTCTGGAAGCACTGAGGACCCACCGGTCAATTCGGCGGTTCAAGGCGCAACCGGTGGAACGGGAGAAAATTGAGACCATTATCGACTGCGCCCGTCTTGCTCCTTCGGCGAATAACCTACAGCCCTGGGAATTTGTGGTGGTGACGGACGCAAAAAAGCGCGAGGAAATAGCACGACTCACCGATTACGGAAAGTTCATCCGGGAAGCTCCGGTTCTTGTGGCGGTGTTCTGCAAGGACACGAAGTACTACCTCGAGGATGGGTGTGCGGCAACCGAGAACATCCTTCTTGCCGCCTGGGCGCTCGGCCTTGGATCGTGCTGGGTTGCGGGAGACAAGAAAGCCTATGCGGAGGATGTCCGCCGCCTCCTTGGAGTTCCGGAAGGGTATCGTCTCGTGAGCCTTGTGGCCATAGGGTATCCTGCCGATGTGCCACGGGGCCATGCCTTCAAGCGAGAACTCCGAGAAGTCCTCCACTGGGAGAAGTTCTAA
- a CDS encoding DUF763 domain-containing protein: protein MRRSGFADLPLHGGQCPPWLFERMKRLGGHIIEAIVALFGPEEFLRRIADPVFFQSLGCLLGFDWHSSGLTTTLCGALKEAVRGKERDLGLYICGGKGGTSQKTPEEILRHSDRDSLSFGEALVTCSRLSAKIDNTAIQDGYTLYHHAFFFTASGNWSVVQQGMNPATHFARRYHWLGERVLDFACEPHSGICGIREREVLNLVARESKPCQEGIVAMLREGFPVVRRYMESTLRHLVLPKRHGIEAGDFDLSRIEKTVAAVCEKKPSQFLEVLGAPGVGEKTLRALVLTAEIVLGTPPSYTDPVSFSFAHGGKDGTPFPVDRRTYDATIDFLGQVVERMKVGISEKRKMYEQLRLLSGGEERRWMLWKH, encoded by the coding sequence ATGAGGCGGAGTGGCTTTGCCGATTTGCCCCTCCATGGAGGACAGTGCCCTCCATGGCTTTTCGAGCGCATGAAAAGACTCGGTGGACACATCATTGAGGCTATTGTAGCACTCTTTGGTCCTGAGGAGTTCCTCCGTCGCATCGCGGACCCCGTTTTCTTCCAGTCCTTGGGGTGTCTTTTGGGGTTTGATTGGCACTCGAGTGGCCTCACCACAACCCTCTGCGGGGCGCTGAAAGAGGCTGTCCGGGGGAAAGAGCGGGATTTAGGCCTCTACATCTGCGGAGGAAAGGGTGGCACATCGCAGAAGACCCCGGAGGAGATTCTTCGCCACAGCGACCGGGATTCGCTCTCCTTTGGAGAGGCTTTGGTAACCTGTAGCCGCCTCAGCGCCAAAATAGACAACACCGCCATCCAGGATGGGTACACCCTTTACCACCACGCCTTTTTCTTCACCGCCTCAGGCAATTGGTCGGTCGTCCAGCAGGGGATGAATCCCGCAACGCATTTTGCCCGGCGGTACCACTGGTTGGGGGAACGGGTTTTGGACTTTGCCTGTGAGCCCCACAGCGGCATCTGTGGCATTCGGGAGCGGGAGGTTCTCAATCTTGTGGCTCGGGAGAGCAAACCCTGCCAGGAGGGGATTGTAGCCATGCTCCGGGAGGGATTTCCTGTTGTCCGGCGGTACATGGAAAGCACCTTGCGCCACCTTGTTCTCCCGAAACGTCATGGCATAGAAGCAGGGGATTTCGACCTTTCCCGAATTGAGAAAACCGTTGCCGCAGTGTGCGAGAAGAAACCCTCCCAGTTCCTTGAGGTCCTTGGGGCTCCAGGAGTGGGCGAGAAAACCCTGCGAGCCCTTGTGCTGACTGCAGAAATTGTCCTTGGGACACCTCCAAGTTACACCGATCCGGTGAGCTTTTCCTTTGCCCATGGAGGGAAGGATGGCACGCCCTTTCCGGTGGACCGAAGGACCTACGATGCCACCATCGACTTCCTGGGTCAGGTGGTGGAGCGGATGAAGGTCGGAATCTCAGAGAAGAGAAAAATGTACGAGCAGTTACGATTGCTCAGCGGAGGGGAGGAGAGACGATGGATGCTCTGGAAGCACTGA